The Branchiostoma floridae strain S238N-H82 chromosome 3, Bfl_VNyyK, whole genome shotgun sequence genomic sequence CTTTGCCAtcaaacaattttagtatgaagcATAGTCACTAGATTCattgtggtgcaggtaaaatgtttCTGGTGTAGGTGatattcaatgttacctgcaccagtgcagatttgcagaaaaaaagtattttgagccgaTAAGGTTCTTCATCAAGTCTATTCTATTCTTACAGCCAGACAATGTAACGCGTTGACGGCCCcgactaacggagcgctgagtcctgccGCACCGCACAACTACCCTGCCACTGTTACGTTCTCCTGTAATGCAGGACACGTAGTGAATGGCGCTGAAACTACGAAGTGCCAAACTGACGGCTCATGGAGCagccctgttccaacatgcacacaaacacgtaATATATGCTAGCAAAGTCAGTCGGAATTTTAATAGTAAGAATTAATATAGTATCAGACCAATGAATGATAATCATGGATCGAAAGGGGACATTTTTTTGGCATCTTCAATATAATCATAAGTTATATCGCAATGAAAAGTTCTTGAAATTTCAGCCGGGCAATGTTCGGTGTTGTCGGCGCCAACTAACGGAGCAcggacgccccctaccggaTCGAACTCATTTGGGAATACAATTACGTTCATATGTAACTCGGGACACGTACTGAACGGCGCGACAACTGCAACATGCCAaactgacggaacatggagtagtcctgttccaacatgcacacgtaagatgaaTTCTCAGTAGATATATACCATCCGTATCCATTGAGTCTTTGCGTACGATTCAAATGTCGGATAAGTTATTGACTTATGCTAATAAATGTAAATGGTAGAATATACAGcttttgtttacttttctttATTTAAAACATGATGGACAGGTATAGATGACAAGGCGTCGTTTTTCTAATCTTTAGTGCATAGACCCGCGaaataaaatgctgttaatAGTTATGTCCAAGGAAAGTACGTGACCCCATAGATAACCTAAAAGCATTAGTAGTTTATTGGACATACTTTCTAGCATGTCTTAAGAATCCATGTAACAAAAGTTACTGGccatttcagccagaccatgtccAGCGTTGACGACCCCGAcaaacggagcgctgagtccccCCGGAACGTACACCTACCCGAACCAGGTTACggtcacctgtaactcgggataccaactgaacggagtctctcctgtgacgtgccaagctgacggaacatggagcaaccctattccaacatgcacacgtacatGTAAGACGACCTGCAAGTTGATATATGCTAGCAATTCTAGAGCATTGTAGCATGTCAAAAAGAAGAATATAGTATCACAAAACGGAAACTACATGACAGCCTTTCCTTCGCCAAACTATATACGGCTCAAATATAGATAATCATGGATCAAAAGGCGGAGATGTTTGTTACGGAATATCCAGTATGCACATGCATGGCAATTAATGGTTATTGAACTTTCAGCCGGGGAATGTTCAGCGTTgtcggccccaactaacggatcgcggacgccccctaccggaGCAAACTTCTTCGGGAATACAGTAACATTCACCTGTAACGCGGGATTCGTACGGAACGGCGCGACAACTGCAACATGCCAaactgacggaacatggagtagtcctgttccaacatgcacacgtaagatgaaTTCTCAGTTGATATATACCATCCGTATCCATTGAATCTTTGCGCACGATTCAAATGTCGGATAAGTTATTGACTTATGCTAATAAATGTAAATGGTAGAATATACAGcttttgtttacttttctttATTTAAAACGTGATAGACAGGTATAGATGACATGGCGTCGTTTTTCTAATCTTTAGTGCATAGACCCGCGaaataaaatgctgttaatAGTTCTGTGCAAGGAAAGTACGTGACCCCATAGATAACCTAAAAACATAGTAGTAGTTTATTGGACATACTTTCTAGCATGTCTTAAGAACCCATGTAACAAAAGTTACTGGccatttcagccagaccatgTTCAGCGTTGACGACCCCGAcaaacggagcgctgagtccccCCGGAACGTACACCTACCCGAACCAGGTTACggtcacctgtaactcgggataccaactgaacggagtctctcctgtgacgtgccaagctgacggaacatggagcaaccttGTTGGAACATGCACACGTACATGTAAGACGACCTGCAAGTTGATATTTGCTAGCAATTCCAGAGCATTGTAGCATGTAAAAAAGAAGAATATAGTATCACAAAACGGAAACTACATGACAGCCTTTCCTTCGCCAAACTATATACGGCTCAAATATAGATAATCACGGATCAAAAGGCGGAGATGTTTGTTACGGAATATCCAGTATGCACATGCATTGCAATTAATATTTATGGTTCTTGAACTTTTAGTCGGGCAATGTTCAGCGTTgtcggccccaactaacggatcgcggacgccccctaccggaGCAAACTTCTTCGGGAATACGGTaacattcacctgtaacacgggatacgtacggaacggcgctGCTACCGCTACGTGCCAATCTGACGGAACATGGACTAATCCTATTCCAACGTGCACACGTAAGATGAGATTTTAGTTGATACATACCATCAGTTTCAAGTTAGTCTTAGTGTGCGTGATATTCTCACTTAGGATGAGTTTCaaattgatttatttgatttgatttatcaaTTCATTTAGCCAGACAATGTCCGGCGTTGatggccccaactaacggagcgctgagtcctcccgGACCGTACTCCTACCAGACCCAGGTTACggtcacctgtaactcgggataccaactgaacggagtctcCCCTGTGGCGTGCCAAGCGAACGGAACATGGAGTAACATTGTCCCAACATGCATACGTAAGACGTGTTTGACAGATATACAAGTATTGAATGTCTAAAGGTTAGACTTATTGAACTGTGCAAAGGACTGCTCATTCGGCTTGGGCATTGAATCATATTGTTCATGCAGTATTGATAGATAATAGTATTTCTAGGTTTTCCAATATTAATCTAGATTTATTCCGCTTTAACGATAATCAGAAATTGGTACAATCTTGTTATTTACAGAAGTTGACTTCTGTATTCCCAATCCGTGTAAAAATGGAGGAACTTGTATCCATCGGGACAGTGGCTTCCAATGCGCATGTCCGGCTGGCTATGAAGGAGATACTTGTCAAACAGGTAAGTCACTCGTCTTTAATATTCATACACCTTTCTGGTAGTCCTTCTCTATCCACTGGTACATTACGCATGTATAGATGCAGAAGACCTGACGAAAGTCACTGTGCTTTAAGTTACTTTGTTAATAAAGACTACCTTTGTCTAAAACGCAAACTAATATAGCCATTATTATGTGTTCAGTCGTTCATCTGagtgtgttggtagtaatcatatttttgctaaactttctttcaacacaaattAAATGGTTTGGAAGaagcaaattttcaacaaccgaTACGGATGATCAATCACTTTATAATATAAATTCGTTGGAGTTACAGGCAGGTGATCTTtatcaacacgtgatcttgtggatatgtgacgtcagcaattggtcaaacatgGCAGGAAGCATATTGTGCCCGCCGTCTTTGATCCGTCATTTCCGGAATGTCGTCGATTAATGTTCATATTAAAAATCGAGAAATATTTGGTATTCTGTCAAGTTACtttttaacaaaagaaaaatacttgGCTTTACAGAAAGGCCAATTTTTGGAGTTGGGGTCGTGGTGGGTGCCGCAGTCGGCAGCCTTGTGGGAGGACTGCTGCTAGTGGGCGCTGTTACACTCCTTATTCTATGTTGCCGGAAGGCGAAGAACAAAGAGCATAACATAGGTAaagtacaccaaaaagcagctactcaagaaactgggtatggttttggaaacggtcagacgtttcaaacaacatccgtttgtttgtttttgtttgtttgtttgtttattttgatctccaattagagttacaagtattatcataactctattcttcctggagtcgtccatcaacattacaaattaaaacaactaaataacataaagtcaacaaaaatacatgtatacagtatgacaCGAGAAAAACTGAGGTAAACTgattgcaaaaatgtaacataaactcagtaaacggaagtaatgaggaggggtcagaggtcaaaggctATAACATAAATACCAAAACATCAATCGTTgtaacaataaataaaataaccaaGTGGGTGTGATTAACAAAGAAATCATccacaaacacaattaataatTGATTTGTAGCTACATCATATCAAGTTACAAATCCGTTGTTTTTCGCCAATGACTTTgtcttttggcatatcttatcattTGGATGTTTCATCCTCACCGAAGTAAAGTACTTGTATATCTTCAATCATTCAAAAAGGTGGTTCTGGAATGCAAATTCTCTTCTCAGTACTTGTTTTACTTCACATTCTTTACAATGTGATAAGAGattttaaactagagttcatGTGTTGTGGTatgaatattctttttttttaattcacaaaGTTATGAGAAAACTAGTTAACAGATAGTAGTTCTGTCATAAATTACAGATTAACATtaattcatattcataaatcTATTCTGTGAATGTATACATCCATTTGCTGGACAACTAAGTCTAAGAATCTTCACTCTTCCGCACTGTTGTAGCGGAGGCAGTGTACGAAGACGTCCACACACCAGGCAGGGCGGTGTCTCAGCGATCCGGAACCGGAAGTGAAGTTTACTCCTATCCCATGGCACCCCTGCCTGTGCCTCCGCTTCCGGTCCAACCTAGCGGCCATTACCAGGAGCTGAGGCCAGCGGTGTACCAGAGTCTACAAAGGAACCAGCTTACAGCACCCCAATCTCAGAGCGCCACTATCTCACATGATTTTTCAAGGTAGATCCAAACAAAATGTCGCCAACAGACAACTAAATGATATATATTATTCACATCGCTTTTAGTGAGGATAAAATATATAAGTCTAAATAAGAATGGTTAACGTGTCAAGTATTAGGTATGTGTTACATAAAACGATTGACATGTATAAGTAGCAATTGTGCTTCGTCCATACAAGTCTTTCTCTCAATTTTATTGTAAACATGGTTGTCATTATTGTCAAAGAATATTTTAAGATATATGTTAACAACACAACAAGGTAtcattttttcatttcataacaATGGATAGTTGTAGCTTAATATGGAAGTAACATTAGATTTCCACATCTCCAGACCTGTTGTGTACTTTTCAATCTTCCATTTTTCTCGCCTAGTTTAAAAGTTCCGGCATATGATCATGGTGAAGGGAAGTGTTATATAtattaagtacatgtgtatatgtctAAGGATTTTATTGGAGTATTTGGCCAAGATATGCAGTGGGGTGTCTTGTTTATCAACACAAGGTCCAATCCATAAAcgttcacattttttttttcaaatttaaagtGAGGCTTAAATCGCTACAACTATCTTAAATATGTCTAAATGCGATTTCCATGGATGTAGCATCGGAGACAAATAAGGTTTTAACAGTTTCCTTAGAATTGCGTGCTCTTAACTTTCATTTCAGCTGCACATATCATGTGCATCCATTGTATCCACGGCCACAACCTCTATTGCTAAGATAAAAAGAAGTGCAGATACAAGACTTCCTTAATGGATACCTACCTTTATACACCCAGCCTTGATTGATGATAACAATGCTATTGTAATTTTACATGATTTGCATGGCATGTATAAAATACAGGGCGAAAGGTTTTGGGTTTCTATGTAGTCAATAATATTTTTAATCAGGCGCACATTCCGTCaaataaaccttttttttatattgaatgtttatttgcaatttCCTTCCCGGAGGCTAAATGCacgtacatggtagaaacatagctAACATGCATGTGACAATAGATAGCGATACCTAtaattgtaaaaagagactactcgaTGAATGCAGTTTAGTCGTGGTCAATCAATTTGTGTATTACCTTTTTACGTCTGCTTGCATTTATATGTAAGGGCACATAATTGGTGTCATAAAACGTGCATATCAAGTCCATAGTAGTTACACTTTTTTTTCATACGGAGTTGTACGTATACACACAACACGCACCTCATACGTATCTCAATCGTTTTGTGAAAGTTTTAGGTATATTCGGTATCGCAGTAATTTCGGCGCGTCACGCCATATTTTCCCGTCGACGCAGCTcgacgccgccattttgaatatccCGCTTAACTTTGTGACGTGATCCAGGAAGCGGTGGGCCGTTTCGTATTAAACGCTGCTTGTCCCATAAAATTTCGTGATTCGTGCGAAGAACAAATCGTAACATGTAGATAACATGTAGGCACCCCTTATTGTAATACCCCC encodes the following:
- the LOC118411127 gene encoding E-selectin-like; translation: MHTSGYVRNGAFDTTCQADGTWSNPVPTCEPGQCSTLTAPTNGALSPLGATSFGNTVTFTCNSGYLLYGATTSTCQAGGAWSNTVPTCRPVPCPPLANPSKGALSPLGPYAYPNQVTVTCNSGYDLDGVTPVTCQADGTWTNSVGTCRPRQCNALTAPTNGALSPAAPHNYPATVTFSCNAGHVVNGAETTKCQTDGSWSSPVPTCTQTPGQCSVLSAPTNGARTPPTGSNSFGNTITFICNSGHVLNGATTATCQTDGTWSSPVPTCTPRPCPALTTPTNGALSPPGTQTMFSVDDPDKRSAESPRNVHLPEPGYGHL